The Thermodesulfovibrionales bacterium sequence GCGGCAGGCTCTTTGTATTTCTTGCCCGGATTCTTTTCTTCCCACTTCTTCTTCCGCTCGGCGAGGATGCGTTTTAAAAGGTGTTCTCCTCTTTCGACGTTGGGATGTGCCTTGCGCCATTCTTCTGTCAGCTTCCCCTCAACAGCGGCCTTAAGGACAGCGGCTTTGTAGCGTTTGAGATTTCCCTTGACGCGCTTGAGCCCCGTCACCGCCTCGTCCAAGCGGGAGAATTGCTTTTCGATTTCGGCGACGATGAGAGGTTGCTGCTTTTTAGGCGCTACTGGAATGGGAAGCTTTCTTATGATACCAAGATTTACTCTAGGCCTTGTTGTGCCTTTAATATGTTTCTCAAACTGTCGTGCTATAAATGGGGAGTTAATGGCATATGTCAAGTAACGCTTATCCATTCCATTGGTTGTTCTAACCCGCACAATATCCGCGACAATGATTCCGTGTGGAATAGTTTCGGGAACGATGCAGGCCTTTCCTAATGGGTCGCCCAGTTTGGTGATCAGGATATCACCTGAATGGAAACTATGCCTACTAAGCATCTCTGCTTTCTTTTTTGATATGAACTTGATGTTCTTGTGAATAAACTCGTTTCGATTAATGTTCTGTAGACGTGCGACAGGCACACCCTCGTCTAAATATTCTGAAGCCTTAAGATTTGACCCAAATGGGCCGTCGACAATGTCACGCTTAGGCACGCTTATCAAATCTTCTAAGGAGTGCCATTTCCAATCAGAGGGTAGCTGATATAATTCATCAAAATCGATTTCTGCGTTTCTCATGCCGCAAGCACTCCATTCAACTCTTCAATAATCTTATTCAACTCATTCCCAAAGACCTGATGCACCTTCCCCAATCCGCCCTGCTGCGCAAAAGGCGCAAGGTCAAAATCATCCGTCTCGATACTCAAATTCGCGGCGATGTGGTCGCGGATCATTTCGAGCCAGCAGCGCTGCTCGTCAGTGAATTTCTTGCCCTGATTCTCCTGCTGTGCCATCCATGCGCTGAAGTTGACCTGAACTTTCTCAGGAAAAGGCACAAGCTCATTCTCCTGATGCATGGCAAAGCGGACAAGCGAGACGAGGTCTGTCAGGATATGCGGGGCGCTGGCGCCGCGGACCTTTGACTTTTCGAGCGAAGCATAAGCGTTCCAGAGGTTATCTACCTTCCAGAAGTAGGGCGGCTTTTCGATGAGTCCTGCAAGCTCCTTCACCTGCTCATACTTCAATCTTGTCTTATAGGGTTTGCTGTAAAGAATCTGTAACGCCGTTATCTCGTCTTTATGCTCTTTGATGAACTGCTCGAAGGACTGGACCATTCCCTTTGCCTTCTCCAGTGCCTCCTTGCTGAAGCCTGCGGCCTTAATCTCGTCAGTGCTGACTGTATCGATGGTCTGCTCTGTCTTCTTATAAATCTCAAGTATCTTTTCCCTGACTTTAGGGTTATGCAGGGGCTTCACCGCACTCTTGATCAGCTTTTCAGCAGCTTTTTTTATCTGCTCCTCTGTCAGTTCGCCTGTCCCGCCTGCCTCGCTTTGCTCGGCGCGGGCAAGCTCAATATGTCGGTCAGGATCGAGGGACTGCACAAGAACGCTCGTCAGTTCTTTGAGTCCCTTGCCATCGGCAAGTTTCCTTATTTCTGCATTGTCCTCTTTTGTGATTCTGCGCTCAAGCCGTGCAAACCGCGCGACAATTGATGAAATGACATCAGTATCAATGCTGCCGAGGGCAACAGCCTGGAGGAGCTTTTCGAGAGAAACTGTCCGCTGCCGGTCCATGGGCCGGGAATCTGTCTTCGCAGCCTCGCAGACGCCCACCGCATCCACAATCACAAAGTGGTCCTTGGATTTTGCATCAGGAGTGACGGACTGAAGGTCTGTCTCACTAATCACTCGCACGCCCCGGCCCTTCATCTGCTCAAAGTAGGCGCGGGACTGGACCTGTCTCATGAAGAAGACGATTTCGAGGGGCTTGATGTCTGTGCCTGTTGCGATCATGTCCACAGTAACGGCAATGCGCGGGAAATAGCTGTTTCTGAATTCAGCGATAAGCTCGTCCGTCTTCTTTCCTGTGGTCTTGTAGGTGATCTTCTGGCAGAACTCGTTGCCCTTGTTGAACTCCTCCCGCACGATCTTCACGATGTCTTCTGCATGGGAGTCGTCCTTTGCATAAATGAGGGTCTTCGGCACCTCTGTCCTGCCTGGGAATATTTCGGTAAAGAGCTTGTCCCTGAAGGCCCGGACAATGGTACGTATCTGTGGGGGCACGACAACGTCCCGGTCGAGCTGCTCGGCAGTGTAGGTAAAGTCCTCATCCAGCTTTTCCCAGCGGACAATTCGGGTCTCGCGGTCGCGCTTGTCCACAATATAACCCGCGTCCACCTTTGAGCCTCCTTCTGTGATCTCTGTGCGTATCTCGTAGACATCGTAATTCACATTCACGCCGTCGGCAACCGCCTGCTCATGGGGATACTCCATCACAAGGTTCTGGTTGAAGAAGCCGAAGGTCTGCTTGTTCGGCGTTGCGGTGAGGCCGATGAGAAAGGCGTCGAAGTATTCGAGCACCTGCCGCCAGAGGTTATAGATGGAGCGGTGGCATTCATCGGTAATGATCACATCAAAGGTCTCGATGGGCACCTGGGGATTATATTCTATGGGCGGCGGCTCCTTGTAAACCGTCTCAAGACCGGCCACTGTATGTTCATCATCCTCTTCGGAAAGCTCTTCTCCTTTGAGAATCGAATAGAGCCGCTGGATTGTGCAGATGCAGACACGGGCGGTCCTGTCTATCTTGTTCGAAGTGAGCTGCTGGACAATGTATTCTTCTGTGAACTTGTAAGGGTTGTAGGGTGACCGGTACTGCTGGAACTCCTTGAGTGTCTGGCGTCCGAGATTTGCCCTGTCCACAAGGAACAGGACACGCTTTGCCTCTCCGAAGCGGAGCAGTCGGTAGATGAAGGTGACGGCAGTGAAGGTTTTGCCCGAGCCGGTCGCCATCTGGACAACAGCGCGGGGCTTGTTATCGCTCATCGATTTCTCAAGGTTCGTGAGCGCCTTTATCTGGGCAGGCCAGAGACCTTCCTCAATAAGATTCGGCATCTTGCGGAGGCGTGAGCGCAGAGTGGAAGGGGGCCAATAAATTTCTGCGATCTCGGCTGCCTTATCGAGCGATACTTCTCCTGAATAGGTGAGCCACTCATGGAACGTTTCAGGACGATGGAAAGAGAAGACCTGTCTTGATCGGGCGTCGGGTTCAAGATAGCTGGTGAACCTCGTCTCAAGCCCGGTTGATTCATAACAGAAGGGCAGTGGCCGATGCCAGGCAGGGAGAATATCAGGGAGGCCTTTTTTGTATTTGTCGGACTGGACCTCAACGCCGGTGAGGGTTTCGCCCTCTTTCTTGGCCTCTATTATACCGGCTGCCTTGCCGTCAATATAGAAGAGATAATCAGCGATGCCGTGTTTTGCTTTTAAGGGAAAATTTCTGATAACAACGCCGGGGTGTGCATGGATATTTGCTTCCTTATAATCACAGACATGCCAGCCCGCATTTGTCAGCATCCTGTCAATCTCTTCACGGGCTTTGTCTTCAGGAGTTCTCGCCATCTCCCTCCCTTATTTTTCTTTAGATATTAGTATGTTTCCGCAGTATTTTGCAACCGCGGAAAGCTATGGAAGCAGGCTTCCGGAATGTGGCCTGAAAAGAGTTCTGGTTATATCATGCAGCTTGGACAAGATGTTCTGGAGCGTTTGTTACTGTGATCAGGCATTCCGTTGCTTAATCCGAAATGTCTTTTGGGGACGCGACAGGCCCTCCTGGTGCGCACATTATTGAAGAAAGGCCGTCTTTGTGTGGCGAGGCTTCATCTGTTTCAAGGCAGAAAAAGAGGGCGGTTGGAGATTTCTCCAACCGCCCTCTTTGAAACTGAATCGCTTCCTGGACGACTTCTCTTAGTACATCCCTTCCATGCCGCCGCCGGGCATCGGAGGCATCTTCTTCTCCTCTTCAGGGAGTTCCGAGACCATTACCGATGTCGTAAGCATCAGGGAAGCGACGGAGGACGCATTCTGGAGGGCCGTTCTTGTAACCTTTGTGGGGTCGATGATCCCCGCCTTCATCATGTCGACATACTCTTCGTTCTGGGCATCAAAGCCGTAGTTCGCATCCTTCGATGCCTTAACCTTCTCGACGATGACGGATCCCTCAAGACCTGCGTTGTTAACGATCTGGCGGATCGGCTCTTCGAGGGCCTTCATAACGATGCCGACGCCGATCTTCTGATCATGGTTGTCGAGCTTAAGGTTCTTCAATGAAGAGATGCACCTGAGGAGCGCGACGCCGCCTCCAGGCACAATGCCTTCTTCGACAGCAGCCCTGGTTGCGTGAAGGGCGTCTTCGACCCGTGCCTTCTTCTCCTTCATCTCCGTCTCAGTGGCTGCCCCCACATTGATCACCGCAACTCCCCCGACGATCTTAGCAAGGCGCTCCTGAAGCTTCTCACGGTCATAGTCGGAGGTCGTCTCTTCGATCTGTGCCTTTATCTGCTTTACCCTGCCCTGGATCTTTGCAGCATCACCGGCGCCTTCAACGATCGTTGTATTCTCCTTATCAACGGTGATCTTCTTTGCCCTTCCGAGGTCGGTGATCTTTACGCTCTCAAGCTTGATGCCGAGGTCCTCGGAGATCATCGTGCCGCCCGTGAGGATTGCGATATCTTCGAGCATTGCCTTCCTCCTGTCTCCAAAGCCCGGCGCCTTGACAGCGCAAACCTGGAGGGTGCCACGAAGCTTGTTGACGACGAGCGTCGCAAGGGCCTCACCCTCAACGTCCTCAGCGAGGATGAGAAGGGGCTTGCCCATCTTCGCGGTCTGCTCAAGGATAGGAAGAAGATCCTTCATGTTCGATATCTTCTTCTCATTAATGAGAATAAATGCATCTTCGAGATTGCACTCCATCCTGTCAGGATCCGTTATGAAATAGGGAGAGATGTAGCCTCGGTCGAATTGCATTCCTTCGACAACATCGAGTGTTGTAGCCATGCTCTTTGCCTCTTCCACGGTAATAACCCCGTCTTTTCCGACCTTATCCATCGCCTCAGCGATAAGCTCCCCGATTGACGGATCGTTATTGGCCGAGATCGTACCGACCTGGGCGATCTCTTTCTTGTCTGCCACCGGCTTGCTCAGTTTCTTGAGGTCTTCAAGGACAATCTCGACAGCCTTCTCGATTCCCCTTTTCAGATCCATGGGGTTTCCGCCTGCCACAACGTTCTTTATCCCTTCCCGGTAAATGGCATGGGCCAGGACCGTTGCCGTCGTCGTCCCATCACCGGCCACGTCCGACGTCTTGGACGCCACTTCCCTCACAAGCTGTGCACCCATGTTCTCCCACGGGTCCTTCAGCTCTATCTCTTTTGCAACGGTAACCCCGTCCTTTGTGATGGTCGGCGCCCCATACTTCTTGTCCAGGATCGCGTTTCTTCCCTTCGGGCCGAGGGTTGCCTTGACGGCTTTCGTCAAGAGGGTGACTCCGCTCAGTATCCCTCTCTGTGCCTCTTCGTCAAAAATCAGTTGTTTAGCCATGAGTAACCTCCTTTATTGCTCTACGATTCCTAAGATATCTTCTTCCCTGATGATCAGGTACTCAACATTATCCATCGTGACCTTGGAGCCCGAGTACTTGTCGAAGAGCACCACATCTCCGACCTTGACAGACATCGGCTGGAGCTTCCCATCATCCGTAACTCTGCCGGGGCCTACTGAAACAACCTCACCCTTCTGAGGCTTCTCTTTGGCTGAGTCCGGGATGTAAAGCCCCCCAGCGGTCTTTTCTGCCTCTTCGGTGTATTTCACCAACACCCTGTCTCTCAACGGCTTGAACTTCATAACCTTTTCTCCTTTCTCAAGAAATTTATTAGCACTCATCCTCAATGAGTGCTAATATAATTTTTTGATAGCGCCGTTGGCAAGTGCCCATTACAGCAGAAATAGACTGAAAAATAAGAATACTACGAGATATTTTCAAATTGCTCTTTTTTTATGAGAATTACGAAGACTAACTCAATTCTCTTCGTTTCTTCTCTATAAAATTATCTATGGCCTCATTGAAAAAGTCACCGGTCCGTCTTATTTCAGCCGATATCCTGGCCTCATAGAGCTTCAATCCCTCCTTCAGATCGGATGCAAAGGCTGTGTGGAAGGTCCCGTTTTTTATCGCCTCATCTACCTTA is a genomic window containing:
- the groL gene encoding chaperonin GroEL (60 kDa chaperone family; promotes refolding of misfolded polypeptides especially under stressful conditions; forms two stacked rings of heptamers to form a barrel-shaped 14mer; ends can be capped by GroES; misfolded proteins enter the barrel where they are refolded when GroES binds), translating into MAKQLIFDEEAQRGILSGVTLLTKAVKATLGPKGRNAILDKKYGAPTITKDGVTVAKEIELKDPWENMGAQLVREVASKTSDVAGDGTTTATVLAHAIYREGIKNVVAGGNPMDLKRGIEKAVEIVLEDLKKLSKPVADKKEIAQVGTISANNDPSIGELIAEAMDKVGKDGVITVEEAKSMATTLDVVEGMQFDRGYISPYFITDPDRMECNLEDAFILINEKKISNMKDLLPILEQTAKMGKPLLILAEDVEGEALATLVVNKLRGTLQVCAVKAPGFGDRRKAMLEDIAILTGGTMISEDLGIKLESVKITDLGRAKKITVDKENTTIVEGAGDAAKIQGRVKQIKAQIEETTSDYDREKLQERLAKIVGGVAVINVGAATETEMKEKKARVEDALHATRAAVEEGIVPGGGVALLRCISSLKNLKLDNHDQKIGVGIVMKALEEPIRQIVNNAGLEGSVIVEKVKASKDANYGFDAQNEEYVDMMKAGIIDPTKVTRTALQNASSVASLMLTTSVMVSELPEEEKKMPPMPGGGMEGMY
- a CDS encoding type I restriction-modification enzyme R subunit C-terminal domain-containing protein, coding for MARTPEDKAREEIDRMLTNAGWHVCDYKEANIHAHPGVVIRNFPLKAKHGIADYLFYIDGKAAGIIEAKKEGETLTGVEVQSDKYKKGLPDILPAWHRPLPFCYESTGLETRFTSYLEPDARSRQVFSFHRPETFHEWLTYSGEVSLDKAAEIAEIYWPPSTLRSRLRKMPNLIEEGLWPAQIKALTNLEKSMSDNKPRAVVQMATGSGKTFTAVTFIYRLLRFGEAKRVLFLVDRANLGRQTLKEFQQYRSPYNPYKFTEEYIVQQLTSNKIDRTARVCICTIQRLYSILKGEELSEEDDEHTVAGLETVYKEPPPIEYNPQVPIETFDVIITDECHRSIYNLWRQVLEYFDAFLIGLTATPNKQTFGFFNQNLVMEYPHEQAVADGVNVNYDVYEIRTEITEGGSKVDAGYIVDKRDRETRIVRWEKLDEDFTYTAEQLDRDVVVPPQIRTIVRAFRDKLFTEIFPGRTEVPKTLIYAKDDSHAEDIVKIVREEFNKGNEFCQKITYKTTGKKTDELIAEFRNSYFPRIAVTVDMIATGTDIKPLEIVFFMRQVQSRAYFEQMKGRGVRVISETDLQSVTPDAKSKDHFVIVDAVGVCEAAKTDSRPMDRQRTVSLEKLLQAVALGSIDTDVISSIVARFARLERRITKEDNAEIRKLADGKGLKELTSVLVQSLDPDRHIELARAEQSEAGGTGELTEEQIKKAAEKLIKSAVKPLHNPKVREKILEIYKKTEQTIDTVSTDEIKAAGFSKEALEKAKGMVQSFEQFIKEHKDEITALQILYSKPYKTRLKYEQVKELAGLIEKPPYFWKVDNLWNAYASLEKSKVRGASAPHILTDLVSLVRFAMHQENELVPFPEKVQVNFSAWMAQQENQGKKFTDEQRCWLEMIRDHIAANLSIETDDFDLAPFAQQGGLGKVHQVFGNELNKIIEELNGVLAA
- the groES gene encoding co-chaperone GroES, whose amino-acid sequence is MKFKPLRDRVLVKYTEEAEKTAGGLYIPDSAKEKPQKGEVVSVGPGRVTDDGKLQPMSVKVGDVVLFDKYSGSKVTMDNVEYLIIREEDILGIVEQ
- a CDS encoding restriction endonuclease subunit S, whose product is MRNAEIDFDELYQLPSDWKWHSLEDLISVPKRDIVDGPFGSNLKASEYLDEGVPVARLQNINRNEFIHKNIKFISKKKAEMLSRHSFHSGDILITKLGDPLGKACIVPETIPHGIIVADIVRVRTTNGMDKRYLTYAINSPFIARQFEKHIKGTTRPRVNLGIIRKLPIPVAPKKQQPLIVAEIEKQFSRLDEAVTGLKRVKGNLKRYKAAVLKAAVEGKLTEEWRKAHPNVERGEHLLKRILAERKKKWEEKNPGKKYKEPAA